In Sceloporus undulatus isolate JIND9_A2432 ecotype Alabama unplaced genomic scaffold, SceUnd_v1.1 scaffold_12837, whole genome shotgun sequence, the genomic window GTGAATTTTTCGAAGTGATGGATGAATTTCCTTGTGGGAAGGTAGGGAAAGCCAACTTCTCATGTGGGCTAGTAATTTACATTGCTAGCCCGCTCTGACTTTCCCCTTTTTGGGCAGGATGGAGACAAGTTCTGGCGGATGCCGGAGTGTTATATTCGAGGCAGCACCATCAAGTACCTGCGAATCCCGGACGAGATCATTGACATggtgaaggaagaggtggtgTCGAAAGGCCGAGGGCGCGGagggatgcagcagaagcagcaacagaAGGGGCGC contains:
- the LSM4 gene encoding U6 snRNA-associated Sm-like protein LSm4, which produces MNINLREVICTSRDGDKFWRMPECYIRGSTIKYLRIPDEIIDMVKEEVVSKGRGRGGMQQKQQQKGRGVGGTGRGKGWEGSGPNKILIVSPSI